From Pyxicephalus adspersus chromosome 7, UCB_Pads_2.0, whole genome shotgun sequence, a single genomic window includes:
- the GNPTG gene encoding N-acetylglucosamine-1-phosphotransferase subunit gamma (The sequence of the model RefSeq protein was modified relative to this genomic sequence to represent the inferred CDS: added 37 bases not found in genome assembly) — translation MMEVWLSVMLLAAHNAVAAKMKIVEEPNSFGLNNPFLSHTNKLQPRTSPSPPSGPSHLFRLAGKCFSLVESTYKYEFCPFHNITQHEQTYRWNAYSGILGIWQEWEIENNTFTGMWMRDGDTCGAKTRQTKVLLVCGTSNKLSEVSEPSTCVYSMTFKTPLVCHPHSLLVYPTLNKDLRRRWDEIEQSLYDALITEQGYRKMLQEIFQEARYIKSTEGKSEEKANQMESKRFETLEQCSVAQNELSEEVKRLKSILEKNGISYSKNESNKATEHPFPAHPIATRLEERFHLRGDTGDRDDQ, via the exons cTCACAATGCAGTGGCAGCGAAGATGAAGATTGTGGAGGAACCCAACAGTTTCGG GTTAAACAATCCGTTTTTATCGCATACAAACAAGCTGCAACCAAGGACATCACCATCACCACCTTCAG GTCCATCACATCTTTTCAGATTGGCTGGGAAGTGTTTCAGTCTTGTGGAGTCCAC ATACAAATATGAGTTTTGCCCATTTCACAACATAACCCAGCACGAGCAGACCTATCGATGGAATGCATACAGCGGGATTTTAGG GATATGGCAAGAATGGGAAATTGAGAACAACACATTTACTGGTATGTGGATGAGAGACGGTGACACTTGTGGAGCCAAAACCCGCCAGACAAAG GTTCTGTTGGTTTGTGGAACAAGCAACAAGTTGTCGGAGGTGTCTGAGCCCAGTACCTGTGTCTACTCCATGACATTTAAAACTCCTCTGGTTTGTCACCCACATTCACTGTTAG TGTATCCAACGCTGAATAAGGATCTGCGCAGGAGGTGGGATGAAATTGAGCAGTCATTGTACGATGCGCTGATTACTGAACAG GGCTACAGGAAAATGCTCCAAGAAATCTTCCAAGAAGCCCGTTACATAAAATCCACTGAaggaaaaagtgaagaaaaagcaAACCAGATGGAGTCCAAGAGGTTTGAGACCCTGGAGCAATGTAGTGTG gCACAAAATGAACTGTCTGAGGAAGTGAAACGGCTCAAGAGCATTCTAGAAAAAAATGGGATTTCCTATTCTAAAAATG AATCAAACAAGGCAACTGAGCATCCATTTCCGGCGCACCCAATTGCAACCAGACTAGAG
- the TSR3 gene encoding 18S rRNA aminocarboxypropyltransferase, with amino-acid sequence MMILLEENEFLIIPQMLFLVMDLLISDLCNVFLSPIEASIQGDGAGDDEEAKVKFPCPLAMWELGHCDPKRCTGRKLVRKSLVRNLRLNQRFNGIILSPMGTLYVSPADKQIVADSGVAVIDCSWARLDDTPFSKMKGSHPRLLPYLVAANPVNYGKPCKLSCVEAFAATFCIVGFPDLATILLRKFKWGKVFLELNKDLLEKYSKCQNVEEVKKVEEEYLAGAQDKDEEEIDPFDVESGREFCNPNRVCPGRMKKDDEEETDEEDDISEEADDDDDESDEETEDDEVEEAAASKPVVWKGVKKRLRD; translated from the exons ATGATGATATTACTGGAGGAGAATGAATTCCTCATCATTCCGCAAATGTTATTCCTTGTAATGGATCTTCTAATATCCGatctttgtaatgtttttctCTCCCCCATTGAAGCCAGTATCCAGGGGGACGGTGCAGGAGATGATGAAGAGGCAAAAGTGAAGTTTCCCTGCCCTCTGGCAATGTGGGAATTGGGACATTGCGACCCAAAGAGGTGCACGGGCCGGAAATTGGTGCGGAAAAGTCTCGTCAGGAACCTCCGATTAAACCAAAGGTTCAACGGCATCATTCTGAGTCCTATGGGGACCTTGTACGTCTCTCCTGCTGACAA ACAGATTGTTGCTGACAGTGGTGTAGCTGTCATTGATTGCTCCTGGGCTAGGCTGGATGACACCCCATTCTCCAAGATGAAGGGTAGCCATCCTCGGTTGTTGCCATACCTGGTGGCTGCAAACCCTGTGAATTATGGGAAGCCCTGCAAACTCTCATGCGTGGAAGCTTTTGCTGCAACATTCTGTATTGTAG GATTTCCAGATTTGGCCACAATTCTGTTGAGGAAGTTTAAATGGGGCAAAGTGTTCCTTGAGCTGAATAAAGATCTGCTGGAGAAGTACAGCAAATGCCAGAATGTGGAGGAAGTGAAGAAGGTGGAAGAGGAGTACCTGGCCGGGGCTCAGGATAAGGATGAAGAAGAAATAG ACCCCTTTGATGTTGAGTCTGGACGTGAATTTTGCAACCCCAACAGAGTCTGCCCTGGAAG GATGAAGAAGGATGACGAGGAAGAGACCGATGAGGAAGATGACATCAGTGAGGAGGcagatgatgacgatgatgagtCTGATGAGGAAACTGAAGATGATGAAGTGGAAGAAGCAGCAGCTAGTAAGCCTGTGGTTTGGAAAGGAGTGAAAAAGAGACTGAGAGACTGA